Proteins encoded together in one Deinococcus ruber window:
- a CDS encoding S41 family peptidase: MSPHSRSRRPVRLLRLAVTVPLVLGGLTAASPVGSPAATLFQAASDVLLHDYYGWSDTDRTALVAQYHAALDSACADAQDTCTFDQGRKVVSDMLGQLHDPHTNIRDAEGAERLREIQNDLTVLRTGLQVVKTPLGLLVVGILPNSPGLKAGVQRFDLLTQVNGQQAGTDQKVDAAGFVRLERRAAPMVLQLTRAGQPSRVLTLTPAPMKAGDVPTLTVQNSPAGKVAVIQYPTFLADNSADLFLKSLREAQRQGAGGLVIDLRYNGGGSLEQCVRAASAFLPTVYQARWAQNRWEYAALDGDKTSPARARGAAPDDRLWTGKVAVLVGQNTASCAEVFGYFAHRAGAVVVGEPTKGVMNSGVTFVPLPDQGVMSVTVLRAYDAAGEPLPSHLDPDISAPTDVKELTTSGQDTALQTAIETVQAQSAGADSVSGK; this comes from the coding sequence GTGTCCCCACATTCACGTTCACGGCGGCCTGTTCGCCTGCTGCGGCTGGCTGTTACCGTTCCCCTGGTGCTGGGTGGCCTGACGGCGGCGAGTCCGGTCGGCAGCCCGGCGGCCACGCTGTTTCAGGCTGCCAGCGACGTGCTGCTGCACGATTATTACGGCTGGTCGGATACCGACCGCACAGCGCTGGTGGCGCAGTATCACGCGGCGCTCGACAGTGCGTGTGCCGACGCGCAGGACACCTGTACCTTCGATCAGGGCCGCAAGGTGGTGTCCGATATGCTGGGCCAGCTTCACGACCCCCACACCAATATCCGTGACGCCGAGGGAGCCGAGCGGCTGCGCGAGATTCAGAACGATCTGACGGTGTTGCGAACCGGGCTTCAGGTGGTCAAGACGCCGCTGGGCCTGCTGGTGGTGGGAATTTTGCCCAACAGTCCGGGCCTGAAGGCGGGCGTGCAGCGCTTCGACCTGCTGACCCAGGTGAACGGTCAGCAGGCGGGCACCGATCAGAAAGTCGATGCAGCGGGCTTCGTGCGGCTGGAGCGCCGCGCCGCGCCGATGGTGCTACAACTCACGCGGGCTGGGCAGCCATCACGCGTCCTGACCCTGACGCCCGCACCCATGAAGGCGGGCGACGTGCCGACGCTGACGGTGCAGAACAGCCCCGCCGGAAAGGTGGCGGTCATCCAGTACCCGACCTTTCTGGCCGACAACAGCGCCGACCTCTTCCTGAAATCGCTGCGGGAAGCCCAGCGGCAGGGGGCGGGCGGTCTGGTGATCGACCTGCGCTACAACGGGGGCGGCAGCCTGGAACAGTGTGTGCGGGCCGCCAGCGCCTTTTTGCCCACGGTCTATCAGGCGAGGTGGGCGCAGAACCGCTGGGAATATGCCGCGCTCGACGGCGACAAGACCTCGCCTGCCCGTGCGCGGGGGGCCGCTCCCGATGACCGCCTGTGGACGGGCAAGGTGGCGGTGCTGGTAGGCCAGAACACCGCGTCGTGTGCCGAGGTCTTCGGGTATTTCGCTCACCGGGCGGGCGCTGTGGTGGTGGGCGAGCCGACCAAGGGCGTGATGAACAGCGGCGTGACGTTTGTGCCGCTGCCCGATCAGGGTGTGATGAGCGTGACGGTGCTGCGGGCTTACGACGCGGCGGGCGAGCCGCTGCCCAGCCACCTCGACCCCGACATATCGGCCCCGACCGACGTGAAGGAACTGACGACCTCCGGCCAGGACACGGCGCTGCAAACGGCAATCGAGACGGTGCAGGCCCAGAGCGCCGGGGCCGACAGCGTTTCGGGCAAGTAG
- a CDS encoding sulfite exporter TauE/SafE family protein, with translation MILAVVAIGLLAGVLGAILGLGGGVVVVPALEFVLPLFGHTIPLKQAVAVSQVGVLAVGLAGTAGYLRQGLIRARTGYLLSPYTILGGVAGSWLGLHLPAKAVATVFAVLLLYSAYTLLSGLKRVEVERTPSRLVPPAMTFSGIMSGLLGIGGGTVQVPVMNLLGGIAIRQAIATSTFIMGLTAVANALVYSASGQLDFRVAAALALGVLLGARGGTVLAARISAQNLKLFFSVLLIFTALQLLWKYWA, from the coding sequence GTGATTCTGGCTGTTGTTGCAATCGGGCTGCTGGCGGGCGTGCTGGGCGCGATTCTGGGACTGGGCGGCGGTGTGGTGGTGGTTCCCGCGCTGGAATTCGTGCTGCCGCTGTTCGGCCATACCATTCCGCTCAAGCAGGCGGTGGCAGTGTCGCAGGTGGGCGTGCTGGCGGTGGGGCTGGCGGGCACGGCAGGGTATCTGCGGCAGGGCCTGATCCGGGCGCGTACCGGCTATCTGCTGTCGCCCTACACCATTCTGGGCGGCGTCGCTGGCAGCTGGCTGGGGCTGCACTTGCCCGCCAAAGCCGTCGCCACGGTGTTTGCCGTGCTGCTGCTGTACAGCGCCTATACCCTTTTAAGTGGCCTGAAGCGCGTGGAAGTCGAGCGCACCCCCAGCCGCCTCGTGCCGCCCGCCATGACTTTTTCCGGCATCATGAGCGGCCTGCTGGGAATCGGCGGCGGAACGGTGCAGGTGCCGGTCATGAATCTGCTGGGCGGCATTGCGATCCGGCAGGCCATCGCCACCAGCACCTTCATCATGGGCCTGACGGCGGTTGCCAATGCCCTGGTGTACAGCGCCAGTGGGCAGCTCGATTTCCGCGTCGCGGCGGCGCTGGCGCTGGGTGTGCTGCTGGGCGCACGCGGCGGCACGGTGCTGGCTGCGCGCATCAGTGCACAGAATCTCAAGCTGTTCTTCAGCGTGCTGCTGATCTTCACGGCGCTGCAACTGCTGTGGAAGTATTGGGCATGA